In a single window of the Aquipuribacter hungaricus genome:
- a CDS encoding TetR/AcrR family transcriptional regulator, with amino-acid sequence MPRAGLTPAAVVAAGADLADEIGWSDLTLAQVAERVGVRAPSLYKHVASQGDLTRRIAALALAQAGAAVGAAIQGRSGTEALGAAARALRGFVTSHPGRYGATVGLRTVAVGPGDEPDPVAVAAAEALEPLRAVLRGYDIAPEDEPHALRALRSVFHGFATLESAGGFQYSADVDESYEWLIAMVDRGLRGMSPEHADPADLAEPADR; translated from the coding sequence GTGCCTAGGGCCGGGCTGACGCCCGCCGCGGTCGTCGCGGCCGGCGCCGACCTGGCCGACGAGATCGGCTGGTCCGACCTCACCCTCGCCCAGGTCGCCGAGCGGGTCGGGGTCCGCGCCCCGTCGCTCTACAAGCACGTGGCCAGCCAGGGCGACCTCACCCGCCGGATCGCCGCCCTCGCCCTGGCGCAGGCCGGCGCCGCGGTCGGCGCGGCCATCCAGGGCCGGTCGGGCACCGAGGCCCTCGGTGCCGCGGCCCGGGCCCTGCGCGGCTTCGTCACCTCCCACCCGGGCCGCTACGGCGCCACGGTCGGGCTGCGGACCGTCGCCGTGGGACCGGGGGACGAGCCGGACCCCGTCGCGGTCGCGGCCGCCGAGGCCCTCGAGCCGCTGCGGGCCGTGCTGCGCGGCTACGACATCGCCCCGGAGGACGAGCCCCACGCCCTGCGCGCGCTGCGCAGCGTCTTCCACGGCTTCGCCACCCTGGAGTCCGCCGGCGGGTTCCAGTACTCCGCAGACGTCGACGAGAGCTACGAGTGGCTCATCGCCATGGTCGACCGTGGCCTGCGCGGCATGTCGCCGGAGCACGCCGACCCCGCCGACCTCGCGGAGCCTGCCGACCGATGA
- a CDS encoding alpha/beta fold hydrolase, translating into MTTTDAPAGTTAQPTDEPTIQPTTTGYVEHEGVRLYVETYGQGAPLVLLHGGMLSIDLDFATLVPDLARTRTVVGIELQGHGRTADTDRPVSYASHAGDVVAVLDSLGHERATVLGHSMGAGTALELAVRHPDRVDAVVAVSGSVRKEGLHPDLGDPSVYATSPIMPTADDFAAMRAEYERLSPHPERFDAFMLKLNEAQEGFFAGWSDAELAGVRCPVLFVQGDRDFTTVDHAALMLRLVAGSQLAVLPGTTHMDATRKPDLLLPVLHRFLDGL; encoded by the coding sequence ATGACCACCACCGACGCACCCGCGGGCACCACAGCCCAGCCCACCGACGAGCCGACCATCCAGCCGACCACCACCGGGTACGTCGAGCACGAGGGCGTCCGGCTGTACGTGGAGACCTACGGCCAGGGCGCGCCGCTCGTCCTGCTCCACGGCGGGATGCTGTCCATCGACCTGGACTTCGCCACGCTGGTCCCCGACCTGGCCCGGACCCGCACCGTCGTCGGCATCGAGCTGCAGGGGCACGGCCGCACCGCCGACACCGACCGCCCGGTCTCCTACGCCTCCCACGCGGGCGACGTCGTCGCGGTGCTGGACTCCCTGGGCCACGAGCGGGCCACCGTGCTCGGGCACAGCATGGGCGCCGGCACCGCGCTGGAGCTCGCCGTCCGCCACCCCGACCGGGTGGACGCGGTCGTCGCCGTGTCCGGCAGCGTGCGCAAGGAGGGACTGCACCCGGACCTGGGCGACCCGTCGGTGTACGCGACCTCGCCGATCATGCCGACCGCCGACGACTTCGCCGCGATGCGGGCGGAGTACGAGCGGCTCTCGCCCCACCCGGAACGCTTCGACGCGTTCATGCTCAAGCTCAACGAGGCCCAGGAGGGCTTCTTCGCCGGGTGGTCGGACGCCGAGCTGGCCGGCGTCCGCTGCCCCGTGCTGTTCGTCCAGGGCGACCGGGACTTCACCACGGTCGACCACGCGGCGCTCATGCTGCGGCTGGTCGCCGGGTCGCAGCTGGCCGTGCTGCCGG
- a CDS encoding superoxide dismutase family protein — protein MVLPGATTPRQDHDGETGMKSSTTAAALTVAVLGAGGSVTAATLDRGSEAGATGGRHVATMRLADGRAVGTVRMQADRDGTRVSVVLRMPDDLAAAGDTFHGFHVHANADPANGTGCVADPTAAPSTWFVSADGHYSQPGATHGDHAGDLPVVYVQEDGESRATFVTDRFTPADVAGRAVIVHAMPDNYANVPASQYTPTSPAATDLTARTGNAGDRVACGVISGG, from the coding sequence ATGGTCCTGCCGGGTGCGACGACGCCCCGGCAGGACCACGACGGGGAGACCGGGATGAAGAGCTCGACGACGGCGGCAGCGCTCACGGTGGCTGTGCTCGGGGCGGGCGGGTCCGTCACGGCGGCGACGCTCGACCGCGGCAGCGAGGCCGGGGCCACCGGCGGACGGCACGTGGCGACGATGCGCCTGGCCGACGGGCGCGCGGTCGGGACGGTCCGGATGCAGGCCGACCGCGACGGCACGCGCGTGAGCGTGGTGCTCCGCATGCCCGACGACCTGGCCGCCGCGGGCGACACCTTCCACGGCTTCCACGTGCACGCCAACGCCGACCCGGCCAACGGCACCGGGTGCGTGGCCGACCCCACCGCCGCTCCGAGCACCTGGTTCGTCTCCGCGGACGGGCACTACAGCCAGCCGGGCGCGACCCACGGCGACCACGCGGGCGACCTGCCGGTGGTCTACGTGCAGGAGGACGGCGAGTCCCGCGCCACGTTCGTCACCGACCGGTTCACCCCGGCCGACGTCGCGGGCCGGGCCGTCATCGTCCACGCCATGCCGGACAACTACGCCAACGTGCCGGCCTCGCAGTACACGCCGACGAGCCCCGCCGCGACGGACCTCACCGCGCGCACCGGCAACGCCGGCGACCGGGTGGCCTGCGGGGTCATCAGCGGCGGCTGA
- a CDS encoding NAD(P)/FAD-dependent oxidoreductase, whose amino-acid sequence MSAQTTARHRVVVIGSGFGGLFAVKKLAHEDVDVTLVSRTVHHLFQPLLYQVATGILSEGEIAPATREILRGQPNARVLLGDVLDVDVEARTVTFAGEGTTTTLPYDSLVVAAGAGQSYFGNDHFAEFAPGMKTVDDALELRGRIFTAFERAELASTPEEVARALTFVVVGAGPTGVEMAGQIAELANRTLRGEFRSIAPSTSRILLLDAADRVLPPFHPDLSRDTQDRLRQMGVDVRLKTRVTDLDGTGLTVVTPDGATKRIESETIMWAAGVEANPLGRLVAARTGAETDRAGRVVVAPDTSVPGFPEVFVVGDLMSLDKLPGVAQVAIQSGQHAARTIAARVAGRPVPGAFRYKDKGSMATISRFAAVAQVGRIRLTGFVAWAAWLFVHLLYLIGFKNRVTTLLHWAISFVGRGRTQRAVTKQQIVARTVIDRAEKSAGDQREHDVSGTVRA is encoded by the coding sequence ATGAGCGCCCAGACCACCGCCCGCCACCGCGTCGTCGTCATCGGCTCCGGCTTCGGCGGGCTGTTCGCCGTCAAGAAGCTCGCCCACGAGGACGTCGACGTCACGCTGGTGAGCCGCACGGTCCACCACCTGTTCCAGCCGCTGCTGTATCAGGTGGCCACCGGCATCCTGTCGGAGGGCGAGATCGCCCCGGCCACCCGCGAGATCCTCCGCGGCCAGCCCAACGCCCGGGTCCTGCTCGGCGACGTCCTGGACGTCGACGTCGAGGCGCGCACCGTGACCTTCGCCGGCGAGGGCACCACCACGACGCTGCCCTACGACAGCCTCGTCGTCGCCGCGGGCGCCGGTCAGTCGTACTTCGGCAACGACCACTTCGCCGAGTTCGCGCCGGGCATGAAGACCGTGGACGACGCGCTCGAGCTGCGCGGGCGCATCTTCACCGCCTTCGAGCGCGCCGAGCTCGCCAGCACGCCGGAGGAGGTCGCCCGGGCGCTGACCTTCGTCGTCGTCGGCGCCGGCCCCACGGGCGTGGAGATGGCCGGCCAGATCGCCGAGCTCGCCAACCGCACCCTGCGCGGGGAGTTCCGCAGCATCGCCCCGTCGACGAGCCGGATCCTCCTGCTCGACGCCGCCGACCGCGTCCTGCCCCCGTTCCACCCCGACCTGTCGCGCGACACCCAGGACCGGCTGCGCCAGATGGGCGTGGACGTGCGGCTCAAGACCCGCGTCACCGACCTGGACGGCACCGGTCTCACGGTCGTCACCCCCGACGGCGCGACCAAGCGCATCGAGTCCGAGACGATCATGTGGGCGGCCGGCGTCGAGGCCAACCCGCTGGGCCGGCTCGTCGCCGCCCGCACCGGGGCCGAGACCGACCGCGCCGGCCGGGTCGTCGTGGCCCCCGACACGTCCGTCCCCGGCTTCCCCGAGGTCTTCGTCGTCGGCGACCTCATGAGCCTGGACAAGCTTCCCGGCGTGGCCCAGGTCGCCATCCAGTCCGGCCAGCACGCGGCCCGCACCATCGCCGCGCGGGTCGCGGGGCGGCCGGTCCCCGGCGCGTTCCGCTACAAGGACAAGGGCTCGATGGCCACCATCAGCCGGTTCGCCGCGGTGGCCCAGGTCGGCCGGATCCGCCTGACCGGGTTCGTCGCGTGGGCGGCGTGGCTGTTCGTACACCTGCTGTACCTGATCGGCTTCAAGAACCGGGTGACCACGCTGCTGCACTGGGCGATCAGCTTCGTCGGCCGCGGCCGGACGCAGCGCGCCGTCACCAAGCAGCAGATCGTCGCGCGGACGGTCATCGACCGGGCCGAGAAGAGCGCGGGCGACCAGCGCGAGCACGACGTCTCCGGGACCGTCCGGGCCTGA
- a CDS encoding alpha/beta fold hydrolase → MDQHTDPTHPTTQHLAVEGGTLAYEVTGTGPLVVLAHGMGDDRRAYRFLAPGLVAAGYRVAAVDLRGCGESSTGWASYTRTDIAGDLVALVEHLGGPAVLVGHSISGGAVTVAAATAPHLVTAAVELAPFTKTQSLGLAELRDRDFRRGMRHMVTTALLGSTRSWTRYLDVAYPVTEHGSRPADHEARLAQVAAMLREPGRMAALKGMGSGTPADAGAALPRVACPVLVVMGEEDPDWADPRAEGEAVVAALPAGLGRLEVVPGSGHYPHAQHPAEVLALVLPFLSTATGAATTTTGAAGA, encoded by the coding sequence ATGGACCAGCACACGGACCCGACCCACCCGACCACCCAGCACCTCGCCGTCGAGGGCGGCACGCTCGCCTACGAGGTCACCGGCACCGGTCCGCTGGTCGTGCTCGCGCACGGCATGGGCGACGACCGCCGCGCCTACCGCTTCCTGGCGCCGGGCCTGGTGGCCGCGGGCTACCGGGTCGCCGCCGTGGACCTGCGCGGCTGCGGGGAGTCCAGCACCGGGTGGGCCTCGTACACGCGCACGGACATCGCCGGGGACCTGGTCGCCCTCGTCGAGCACCTGGGCGGGCCGGCGGTCCTGGTCGGCCACTCGATCTCCGGCGGGGCCGTCACCGTCGCCGCAGCCACGGCGCCCCACCTGGTCACCGCCGCGGTCGAGCTCGCCCCGTTCACGAAGACGCAGTCCCTGGGCCTGGCCGAGCTGCGCGACCGCGACTTCCGCCGCGGGATGCGCCACATGGTCACCACCGCGCTGCTCGGCAGCACGAGGTCGTGGACGCGCTACCTCGACGTCGCCTACCCGGTGACCGAGCACGGCTCCCGGCCCGCCGACCACGAGGCCCGCCTGGCGCAGGTCGCCGCCATGCTCCGCGAGCCGGGCCGGATGGCCGCCCTGAAGGGGATGGGCAGCGGCACCCCCGCCGACGCCGGCGCCGCGCTCCCCCGCGTCGCATGTCCGGTCCTGGTCGTCATGGGCGAGGAGGACCCCGACTGGGCCGACCCGCGCGCCGAGGGCGAGGCCGTCGTCGCCGCCCTGCCCGCCGGCCTGGGACGGCTCGAGGTCGTCCCTGGCTCCGGCCACTACCCCCACGCCCAGCACCCCGCCGAGGTTCTCGCGCTGGTCCTGCCGTTCCTGAGCACGGCCACCGGTGCCGCCACCACGACCACGGGCGCTGCCGGTGCCTAG